In the Syntrophus aciditrophicus SB genome, GCTCCGCTTGACGGGATCTGCAGCAGAGCCGCCATGGCGTCGATTTTCCCGATGGCCTCCCCGTAAAGGTCCTGAAGGTTCTGCTCCCCATCGACATGCACACAGGCCACCACTTTTATCGTGTGTCGAACCCGATCAAAAATGATCAGCGTGTCCGTCAGAAGAAAAACAGCCTCGTCGGTGTGCAGATCATCCTTCGTGGAAGCAGGAAGGCGTTCGAAAAAGTTGACCATCTCATACCCCAGAAATCCGACCGCTCCGCCATAAAATCTTGGCAGACCCTCGACGGAAACGGGGGAATATTGTTTCAGCAGTTCTTTGAGATACTGAAGCGGATTGCCCTGATGATCATGACGAATCGTTCTGTTCTGCTCTTCAATGAGGACCTCTGCCCCTCGAACCCGGAAAACAAGACGGGGGTCAGCACCTAGAAAAGTATAACGTCCCCATTTTTCTCCTCCTTCCACACTCTCCAGTAGAAAGGCATAAGGCTGTTCACGAAGCTTCATGAAAACGGAAACCGGGGTTTCAATATCTGCCAGGATTTCCCGATAAAGGGGAATAAGATTTCCTTCTCTGGTAAGTTTCTTAAATGTTTCATAATCAGGTGTATGCATGCTTGACTTTTCCCTCTGCTGAAAAATAAAAAGGCCGTGAAATTCTTCACGGCCTTTTATCCCAACCCTGTTTTCTAAAACAAAAAAGCCGTGGAGGTTCCTGGGAGCTTCTCCACGGCTTCAGTTTTTATCTGTTAACTCTTACCGGCGGACAAACCCCTGTATTGAGGCCTGCCACCACCAGTTCATGTTTATAATAAAATCTGTCTCTCTCATTTTTTCCCTGATCGTTTTAATATTAACAAGTAACATCCAATGTTGTGATCTTTTAGCAGGAAAAAAGGAATACTGTCAAGGATATTTTTTCGAACTCAAATCACGTGCCCATTGCCGTCCATCATTCCTGCAGAAAGCAAATCTATCGATAATTCAATATGTTCTTGACAGGGTTCGGGGGCTGCACATATAAGATAATCATGGATGTAAAATCAGGCCGACAGATTCCATAATCTTCAAGGTGCAGAGAAGGACATTATGCTGACACGCCTCTGGCCGATACTGAAAAGCTTTCAGATTCAGGATATTCTTGACATCGCCATTATCACTGTCATGATTTCAGCACTACTGATCTGGTTTAAGGACAGGGCATCCCGATTTGTTCTTTTCGGCATCGGTGTTCTGGGTCTTATCTATATCCTGGCCCGTTTCTTCCAGCTCTATCTGACAACCCTCGTATTGCAGGGCTTTTTTGCCATTTTTCTTTTCGTAATCGTCGTCATCTTTCAGGAAGATCTTCGACGGTTTTTCGAAAGACTCGCCCTCTGGGGGCGCTTCAAAATCAGCCTGCGCGACGTGGCTTCTTCCCATTCCAGTGCGGAGATCATCGCCCATACCGCCGCAAATCTTGCCCGGCAGCGCATCGGCGCCCTGATGGTCATTGCGGGCAACGAACCTCTGGACCGACATCTGACCGGGGGAGTCCGACTGGATGGCCTTCTCAGCGAACCCCTCCTTGAAAGCATTTTTGACCCTCATTCCAAGGGTCATGACGGCGCAATAGTCATTCGGGACGACCGTATTGAACTGTTTGGCTGTCATCTTCCGTTGACCAGCAACATCCCTCCCCACAGTCGCTATGGCTTGCGTCATACTGCCGCCCTCGGCCTGTCCGAAAGATCCGACGCCCTCTGCATCGTTGTTTCAGAAGAGAGAGGCACTCTATCCCTCGCACAGGGTGAGCAGTTGAATCAGGTTGAAAACGCGTCCGAACTGAGGAGCGCCCTGGAAGACTTTTATGCCCGTAATGCCCCTCCACGACCACAACATCCCGTTCTTGCCTGGCTGAAGGAAAATCCCAAGGAAAAAGTCATTGCCTTTGTTCTTGCCATCATTCTCTGGCTTACGTTCGGTTATCAGAGGGACTCGGTCCGAAGGGATTTTACCGCTCCCATTGAATACGTCAATCTCGCTCCCGACTGGGTGCTGGAAGGCACCAGGAACACCGACGCCGTAGTCACTCTTACCGGATCATCCCAAGCTTTCAGGCTCTTGAATCCGGAAAGGCTCAAGGTTTCCATTGATCTCGCAAAAACTCAACCCGGGAAGCAGGAAATCTCATTGACCGGAGACCTGGTCACAGTTCCTCCAGGCCTGACTGTAGTCGGAATCAAACCGGAACGCATAACGATCACGGCGTCGCGATTTACCGCCGTGACTGCTTCCATTGAAGCGGTTGTCAAGCTGCCTTCCAACGACTGGATCGTGCAGAGGACCACTCTTATACCGTCTTCCGTCAGAATTCTCATACCCTACAGAGAGCGATCCAGGCATTTCCAGCTGAAAACGGAACCCATTTCCCTGCATCCCACAACAGATGCTCAGACCCACACCGCCATTCTGATTATGCCAGCGGAAGTTCGTCTCGAAGGCGGTAAAATACCTGAGGTCACAGTCAACGTAAAACTGAAAAAAAGGATCAGCACACATCCTTCACAAGCCCCAAGACCTTCCACGGAGATGACGGAAGATGGTTAGACCCGGGAAAACCCGATCGGGGAAAGTGGGCCTGCCGCCTGGTTCCCTCGTTCATATCGGGGAAAAAACTGCGGAAAAGACGAAAATCTCACTGATTCATTATAATGAACAGACTCTGCAGAGGATGGACATCCAGCAGATATCCGCTTGTGCTTCCTTTCTTCAAGAAACGGGAATCAGCTGGATCAGCTTCGAGGGCATTCCGGAAATTCCCGTCCTGGAAGAGCTCGGTTTGAAATTCGGCCTCCACCCTCTGACCCTCGAAGACATCCTGAACACGGACCAGCGTCCGAAAATGGAGGATTATGGTGATTACCTCTATATCGTGCTGAAGATGTTCTACTTCGACAATCCAGGAAAAGTCGACATTAAATCGGAACAGATCAGTATTATTTTAGGCGCCAATTTTGTGATTTCCTTCCAGGAACAGGCCGGCAGCATATTTCAACCCATCAGAGAACGACTCGACAATGCCAGAGGACGGCTGCGTAGAAGCGGCCCGGATTATCTGACCCACGCGTTGATTGACGCAATTGTGGATCATTACTTTCTTATTCTTGAAAATTCAGGGGAAAGAATAGAACTGCTCGAACAGGCACTGATTAAAAGCCCCTCTGCCGGAATGCTTGATACCCTGCAGGGGCTGAAGAAAGAGATGATCCTGCTGCGAAAGTCACTCTGGCCTCTCCGGGAGATGATCAGCACCATGGAGCGATCAGAATCCCCGTTGATAAGCAAATCGTCCGTTGTTTATTTCAAGGACATTTACGATCACACCATCCATATCATCGACACCCTGGAAACCTTCAGGGATATGCTGTCCGGCATGATGGACATCTACCTTTCCAGTATAAGCAACCGGATGAACGAAGTTATGAAGGTGCTGACCGTCATCGCGACTCTCTTTATGCCGCTGACCTTCATCGCCGGGATTTATGGCATGAATTTCAAATATATGCCGGAACTGGAGTGGCGGTGGGGCTATGCCATGGTATGGGGAATTCTACTGACCATCGCGGGTCTTATGGTGCTCTACTTCCGCAGAAAGAATTGGTGGTAACTGTTCCGCCTGTCGTTTTCGGGTTTACGGACACACCCCACCGGCGTATTGAAGAAACTCCATCTCAAAATATAATGAATAGTCAGAGAGATACAACCGGTACTTAAAGCTTTATATGGAAACAACTTCTTAGAATCCGAGGCGATTATGGAAAAATCATGGCAGGATGTGCTCGACAGGTTTCATTATGGGATTTACCTGATCACAGTTTCATCAAAAGAAGGATATAACGGCATGATTGTCTCCTGGGTAACCCAATGTTCTCACGAACCGCCTCTCATTGCCGTGTCGATCAGGAAAAACCGTCTCTCTCATGAACAGATTCTGAAATCAGGGATATACTGCCTTAATGTCCTGCCGAAGGAATCCATCGCTGTAATCAAACAGTTCAAGATTGCAGACTGGAAGAAAAAATTCGATGCAGTCCGATACAACCCGTCGCAGAACGGTCTTCCCGTACTTGACGACTGTATTGGATATCTGGACTGTACTCTGGAAAAGACAATAGATACGGGCGATCACACCCTCTTTGTCGGGAAAACCATCGGGGGAGCCGTCATTAACGGGGACAAAACGATGACCCTGTCCACACGGGACTATCAGGGCATATATCGGGGAACTCAATAACCCCCTCTCATTCCGCACCAGGAAATTCATTTCAGGGTAAATCCACTTTTCCATGGATGATGCCGGATTACGCAGACGATTGATGTTTTGTGCTTCCTTCTGAACAGGACAAGAACGGGCAAGGCTATCGAAGGTTAGAACGAAATACCGCGGATACACATCGGGGCAGGAACGCTAAACCTTAGGTTAAACTCTTAATATTTTTTTCATTTCGTCATCCATACTTCCTGCTGAATTCATTCTTTTTATCTTGCTTTCATGTGGACACCATTCCATGGACCGAATTTTCGTGGAAATTCAATATAAATAGATTTATCTATTTGTTATCATTAACGTTATCGATTGCACAAATCTTATGCAAGTCGATCAATAGTCGTAGTTATTGCTTACTTATCCCTTTTGTCAACAGAGTTATCCACAGACTTTTCCACAGACCTGTGGATGTTGAAATCTCTCATCCTTATCCTTACTCTAATATCTTAATTTTTCACTGTTCGGGGCAGATTCCCGATACCGGCAAAGGAAAACGGTTTGAAAAGATAAAAAATTTCTTTTTTTTTGAAATTTCTGCGCTAAAAGGGAGTCTGTCCGAGGAATATATGTGCCGCAGCAAAAGGGGTTATGAAGATGGATACGGAAATCATTTTCTGGAAAGCGATCGAATTGGAACCGGGGTGTGAAATGGTGCTATCCTTTACCACCAGGGAGGCAAGAAATGCCGCGGCAAATTCACTCAAAATTCGGCGTCGGCTGATGTTTCAGGAATACAATCTTTTTGAAGCTGAATATCTCTCGATTGAAGAGGATGAAGACCCTCATGGTGCATACCTTATTAGAATCATGAGGAATTTTAATCCCACAGCGTGTGCGTGAACTCACTTTGAGAAATATGGAAATATAATGAAGAATCTGTTTCCTGATGGCTGTCTGTTTCGGGTTCAAAAATTCCACCTGAAATAGAAGTGGAAGGTCACAGCCCGAGCTGCTTCATCATTTCACGCATGAAAGCGGGAAAATCAGAAGGCTGCCGGGACGTGACCAGATTGGAATCAACAACCACTTCCCGGTCCTCATAGAGTGCGCCTGCCCTTTTCAGTTCGGCAGCCACTGTTTTATAGCAGGTGGCGCGTCGTCCCTCCAGAAGGCCGGCACTGATCAGGATCTGCGGCCCGTGACAGATAGCGGCGATGGGTTTGTTCCGCGCAGAGAAATACCGTGCTATCTCCAGAGCCTTCTGCTCTTTTCTCAACAAAGCCGGCGCTTTCCCGCCAGGCAGGACCAGGATCGCATAATCGGAAGGATCGACCTCATCAAGGGTTTTATCAGCGACCACTTCATATCCGTGTATACCCTTGATTGCACCTCGCCTCAGGGAAGCTACAACGACTTCGACGCCCACTTCCTTAAGCCGGTAATATGGAAACAGCAGCTCGGAGTCCTCAAATTTGTCCGCACTCAGAATCAAGGCTTTCATATCCCCTCCAAAAAACGCGGATTTTCTCTCCGCTCTGTCAGCCATTCTATTCAGGCTGGTTTTCAACGATGTTCCAGTTCCATGTTTCTAATCAAAACTCATTCTCAGGATCGCGTCCGGTCAACTCTCATCATTAGTCTCAGTTTACTTATTTTGATCGGAGATCTCAATATGGTTTCCTGGTTCCGATCTGACGAGTCGCTTTGAGGAGCACAACCGGGAACACATTGACCATTAATATAAGTATTTAATTTATATATTGATTCCAGATATTCCCTGTTCTTGACTTTTCAATCCTGTTGAGAGAAAGTAAAATCGAACTGATTAAAGAAGCTCCTGCAAGATTTTTCAATTATCGTCCATATTTCGACGGACTCTCAATTTCGCACACCTCTGAGGCAGACGCCCAGCATATGCGGACTCTGTTATTTGACGCTGATGGAAAGCAGGTTTAAAATCATAAAATAAACATTACTCTTTGTTTGCAGGGTAAGATGGCAGCATTTTGAATGCCGCTCTACATGCGGAGGTAGAACATGAAAAAGATAACAGCTTGTATAGCTTCAGTCATAGTGATGCTCTTCACAAGTCCTGTAATCGACCAGGGCATTCGGTCAAGGCGGACATCGCGCCGGAGGCGGCTCTCATGGAGGAAGTCCTGTGTATCGCGGGAGCAGCCCTCGAACCGGAAGCCCTGGCTATCGCGGAAGCAGTCCTCGAACCGGAAGCCCTGGCTATCACAGAGGCGGCAGTGTTTATTACCGCGGATTCAGACCTTACACGAGACCTCCTTTTTACCGCGGCGGAAGCCCTTATGGCAGTCGTTATCATGGTCGGGCTGGTTATTATTATCCCGGAGGTCGTTATTACGGCCGGGGAGCATATCATCATAGAGCTTACTGGCACGGAAGTGTCTGGATTGGCGCCGGGTTTGGCTGGTACGGATGGGGGCCGTCATGGTGGTGGGGTTACCCGTACTATTCATATTATTATCCATACTATTATGTCCCGTATTATTCTTATTACTATCCTTACTACGCAGTCCCGCCCACGGTGCAACCGGCCCCGGACCCGTCAACAGAAAAGCACTTTATATATCCACGAGAGGGCCAGAGTGAAAAGCAACAGGCGGAAGATCAATATCAGTGCCACCGCTGGGCGGTTGAAAAAACCGGCTTTGATCCAACAACAGTCAAGCCGGGAGAACAGGAAGGTCAGAGCCAGGCGAATCGTTTATTGAATGACTACTGGAATGCAATGAGCACCTGCCTCGACGCTCTCGGGTACACAGTGAAATAATTGCATTCAATAAAACTATCATCTGTGGTGGATATTTAAAGACGCGAATCCATAAATGATCGGAGCCGGGTTTGCATATATTATTTCAATGTTTCCAGCGTGACAAAGGAGGTTTATGCCGCGAGTCAAGATAGACTTACCGGATACATTCGATTTCTCAACGGATATTCGCCTGCGTTTCCGCGATATCAACGCGGGGCGGCATTTGGCCCACGACGCCGTCCTCTCCCTGGCTGAAGAGGCACGCTTCCTCTTTCTGGAGCATTTTGGCTACGCTCATTTGAACATCGAGGGGTATGGGTATGTTGCCGCAGATGCCGCCGTTGTTTACAAATCGCAGGCATATTTCGGGCAGGTGCTCCGGATCGAGGTGGCTGTCCGGGATTTTAAGCGAAAATCCTGTGATTTTGTTTATCGGCTCAGCAACAGGGAAACCGGACAAGAAGTGGCCCGCGCCAAAACCGGCATCGTTTTCTTTGATTACGAAACCCAGCAAGCGGTGATTGTTCCCGAAAGGTTCCGATCAAGGTTCGAAAGCAGAAGTCTATCCGCTCATAAAAATTGAAAAAATATAACATCAAGCGCGTGGAATGACGATCAATTAACTTTCCCTGACCAGAAGTGAGTCGACAGTCTTCCGTTACTCCCAGGGCGATACTTTGTCAGAAATCTCTATCAGCAGAAAGTCATTCACCGATGATCTTCACAAGCACCCTCTTTCTCCTTCTTCCGTCAAACTCGCCATAAAAGATCTGTTCCCAGGGCCCAAAATCCAGTTTCCCCTTCGTGATTGCAACAACAACCTCTCGCCCCATGATTTGTCTTTTCAGATGGGCATCGCCGTTATCTTCCCCTGTTCGGTTATGCTGGTATCTTGAAATCGGTTCATGCGGCGCAAGATTCTCCAGCCATTTTTCATAGTCCTGATGCAATCCAGACTCATCATCGTTTATGAAGACGGAAGCTGTGATATGCATGGCATTGACCAGAACCAGCCCCTCGGATACGCCGCTTTCATTCAGGCATCGATTTACGTGATCGGTAATGTTGACAAACCCTCTTCGCACGGGTACATTGAACCACAATTCTTTGCGATAAGATTTCATGACCCTTCCACCCCCATGTTTTCATCGTCGGTATTTTAAGAAACGAACATAAAATTCTGTGAAGTTGCTTTTTTAACACGGTTTTAAAACAAACATACAGATAAAAAACTTTGTCTGCCTCACTGGCATAGGAACTTATATGATCTTCGGAAAAAAGGAAAATGTCTCCACTCTGGATGACGTTCTCGAATCAAGTTGGAGGCTTCTCCATGAAGGTGCTCGTAACTTCAGGGACCCGTTCCACCAGGCAACCCTTACCACCATGGACGGCAACAAGCCTCAGAGCCGGATCATCATTCTGAGAGAGTTTATAGAAGAAAACAGGACCCTGATCTGTCACTGTGATGCCCGGGGTTCCAAGGTTTCACAGATCCGGGACAATCCCAATGTAAGCTGGCTCTTCTATAACTCCGACAAGTGGCTGCAACTGCGTCTTTCCGGAACAGCTTCGGTCCATACCGACGACAAAACGGCTGAATCACAATGGGAAAAGGTGCCCTTTCATCATCGAATCAACTACTGCGCCGAAATCCCGCCAGGCTCCCCCACGGAAAAGCCGACTTCGGGAATTCCTGATTTTCTTCGGGATAAAGCACCGAAAATACTTGACATCCCGGAGGCCCGTAAAAACTTTGCCGCTATTGTCTGCCGATTCAATGAAATGGATTGGCTGCTGCTGAAATTGACGGGGCACATCCGAGCGAAATTTACCTGGAAAGACAATCGAAGAGACGCATCCTGGGTTATTCCCTGATCACCGAACTATGAATCTCGATGATCCTAAAATGTTGAACTCCATCAATCCGCCTTATTGAGATACTCTTCTTGAATTTAATCCGACATTATTAGACATACGAAAATCAGTAATGATCGTAC is a window encoding:
- a CDS encoding diadenylate cyclase, which encodes MLTRLWPILKSFQIQDILDIAIITVMISALLIWFKDRASRFVLFGIGVLGLIYILARFFQLYLTTLVLQGFFAIFLFVIVVIFQEDLRRFFERLALWGRFKISLRDVASSHSSAEIIAHTAANLARQRIGALMVIAGNEPLDRHLTGGVRLDGLLSEPLLESIFDPHSKGHDGAIVIRDDRIELFGCHLPLTSNIPPHSRYGLRHTAALGLSERSDALCIVVSEERGTLSLAQGEQLNQVENASELRSALEDFYARNAPPRPQHPVLAWLKENPKEKVIAFVLAIILWLTFGYQRDSVRRDFTAPIEYVNLAPDWVLEGTRNTDAVVTLTGSSQAFRLLNPERLKVSIDLAKTQPGKQEISLTGDLVTVPPGLTVVGIKPERITITASRFTAVTASIEAVVKLPSNDWIVQRTTLIPSSVRILIPYRERSRHFQLKTEPISLHPTTDAQTHTAILIMPAEVRLEGGKIPEVTVNVKLKKRISTHPSQAPRPSTEMTEDG
- the corA gene encoding magnesium/cobalt transporter CorA produces the protein MVRPGKTRSGKVGLPPGSLVHIGEKTAEKTKISLIHYNEQTLQRMDIQQISACASFLQETGISWISFEGIPEIPVLEELGLKFGLHPLTLEDILNTDQRPKMEDYGDYLYIVLKMFYFDNPGKVDIKSEQISIILGANFVISFQEQAGSIFQPIRERLDNARGRLRRSGPDYLTHALIDAIVDHYFLILENSGERIELLEQALIKSPSAGMLDTLQGLKKEMILLRKSLWPLREMISTMERSESPLISKSSVVYFKDIYDHTIHIIDTLETFRDMLSGMMDIYLSSISNRMNEVMKVLTVIATLFMPLTFIAGIYGMNFKYMPELEWRWGYAMVWGILLTIAGLMVLYFRRKNWW
- a CDS encoding flavin reductase family protein; the protein is MEKSWQDVLDRFHYGIYLITVSSKEGYNGMIVSWVTQCSHEPPLIAVSIRKNRLSHEQILKSGIYCLNVLPKESIAVIKQFKIADWKKKFDAVRYNPSQNGLPVLDDCIGYLDCTLEKTIDTGDHTLFVGKTIGGAVINGDKTMTLSTRDYQGIYRGTQ
- a CDS encoding type 1 glutamine amidotransferase domain-containing protein, which gives rise to MKALILSADKFEDSELLFPYYRLKEVGVEVVVASLRRGAIKGIHGYEVVADKTLDEVDPSDYAILVLPGGKAPALLRKEQKALEIARYFSARNKPIAAICHGPQILISAGLLEGRRATCYKTVAAELKRAGALYEDREVVVDSNLVTSRQPSDFPAFMREMMKQLGL
- a CDS encoding acyl-CoA thioesterase, whose protein sequence is MPRVKIDLPDTFDFSTDIRLRFRDINAGRHLAHDAVLSLAEEARFLFLEHFGYAHLNIEGYGYVAADAAVVYKSQAYFGQVLRIEVAVRDFKRKSCDFVYRLSNRETGQEVARAKTGIVFFDYETQQAVIVPERFRSRFESRSLSAHKN
- a CDS encoding secondary thiamine-phosphate synthase enzyme YjbQ, whose protein sequence is MKSYRKELWFNVPVRRGFVNITDHVNRCLNESGVSEGLVLVNAMHITASVFINDDESGLHQDYEKWLENLAPHEPISRYQHNRTGEDNGDAHLKRQIMGREVVVAITKGKLDFGPWEQIFYGEFDGRRRKRVLVKIIGE
- a CDS encoding pyridoxamine 5'-phosphate oxidase family protein; this translates as MIFGKKENVSTLDDVLESSWRLLHEGARNFRDPFHQATLTTMDGNKPQSRIIILREFIEENRTLICHCDARGSKVSQIRDNPNVSWLFYNSDKWLQLRLSGTASVHTDDKTAESQWEKVPFHHRINYCAEIPPGSPTEKPTSGIPDFLRDKAPKILDIPEARKNFAAIVCRFNEMDWLLLKLTGHIRAKFTWKDNRRDASWVIP